One part of the Candidatus Hydrogenedentota bacterium genome encodes these proteins:
- a CDS encoding flippase-like domain-containing protein, which produces MKRHMRLLALLLLACVTIYGLATLFSGDWRAALGYWRGKGALLLFALLLQLADISIDSLLWCVLQRESGVRVTPRKGYLIFLTGYAGLLLPMQMGRIVRADLVGRLGLGRTSESIKGELAHIYLVFGAAAGLLAGVTASRLHWALAPFGVSMAILGALFFADRLFALLASTPVRMPDGFWRRPAVIAVAFFAMIGWCINGTILYLMVRGLPGDVQFWQTLIIAPGNAVLGMATGLPGGIGAVEGLLGVSLRLLEVSGGQLALAVASFRLVTFWFWVPVGWLCLTLMNRRIPATPAAAAD; this is translated from the coding sequence TTGAAACGACATATGCGCCTGCTGGCGCTCCTCTTGCTCGCCTGCGTGACCATCTACGGGCTTGCCACCTTGTTCAGCGGAGATTGGCGCGCCGCGCTCGGGTATTGGCGCGGCAAAGGCGCCCTCCTGCTGTTTGCCTTGTTGCTGCAACTGGCGGACATCTCCATCGATTCGCTGCTATGGTGCGTGCTACAGCGCGAATCGGGCGTTCGCGTGACGCCGCGGAAGGGTTATCTCATCTTCCTCACCGGCTACGCCGGGCTGTTGCTCCCTATGCAGATGGGACGAATTGTGCGCGCGGACCTGGTAGGCCGGCTGGGTCTGGGTCGCACGAGCGAAAGCATAAAAGGCGAACTGGCTCACATCTACCTGGTCTTTGGTGCGGCCGCGGGCCTGCTTGCCGGCGTGACCGCTTCTCGTCTGCACTGGGCGCTGGCGCCGTTCGGCGTGAGCATGGCGATCTTGGGCGCGCTCTTCTTCGCGGACCGGCTATTCGCGTTGCTGGCAAGTACGCCGGTGCGCATGCCCGACGGTTTCTGGCGGCGGCCGGCCGTTATTGCCGTGGCCTTCTTCGCCATGATTGGCTGGTGCATCAACGGCACCATCCTGTATTTGATGGTGCGCGGCCTGCCGGGGGATGTCCAGTTCTGGCAAACGCTCATCATCGCGCCGGGGAATGCGGTACTTGGCATGGCCACGGGCCTGCCCGGCGGCATCGGCGCCGTCGAGGGCTTGCTCGGCGTTTCGCTGCGCCTGCTCGAGGTTTCCGGCGGCCAGCTTGCGTTGGCTGTAGCGTCGTTCCGGCTCGTAACGTTCTGGTTCTGGGTACCGGTCGGCTGGCTCTGTCTGACCTTGATGAACCGGCGCATTCCCGCCACGCCGGCTGCAGCAGCGGACTGA